CGCTGACCTGAGTCGAAACCCGTGGCCGTGACTGCGCTGCTGAAGGTGGTCGTCCGAGAGGGGCCGCCAGCATCCACGACAAGCGCCCGAATCACGGAGCAGGGGAAAGTGAGGGCAAGTTGTCAGCTCGAGAGTACGAAGACGAATTGCGGGCCGAACAGGAGTACGTGACGGGGCTCTACGCGCGACTCGACGCCGAGCGTGCGCGAGTGAAGGCGCGGTACGGCGCGGCGTTGCGAAGCCCTGTCGACGTCACGAACGGCGGGACACTGGTGGATCGGGACGCCGAGGTCCGCACGCTGGCCAGGGAGATGCAGCGGCTGGACGTGGCGGACCACGGGCTGTGCTTCGGTCGGTTGGACGCCGTGTCCGGTGATCGTTCCTACATCGGCCGGATCGGCATCTTGGACGAGGAGCACGACTTCGAACCGCTGCTCCTCGACTGGCGCGCGCCGGCCGCGCGTGCGTTCTACGTGGCCACCGCCGCCAGCCCCGAGGGCATGCGTCGACGTCGGCAGTTCCACAGTCGGGGGCGTCACGTGGTCGAGTTCACCGACGAGGTTCTCGGTCGCCCCGACGGCACAGACCCGGACAGTCGGGGAGACTCGGCTCTGCTCGCAGCCGTCAACGCGCCACGCGGTGACGGGATGCGCGACATCGTGGCGACGATCCAGGCAGCGCAGGACGAGATCATCCGACTCGACCACTCGGGGGTGTTGGTGATCGAGGGTGGTCCCGGCACCGGGAAGACCGTCGTCGCCCTGCACCGCGTCGCGTATCTGCTCTACACACAGCGCGAGCAGATGGAACGACACGGGGTGCTCGTGCTCGGCCCCAATTCGGCGTTCCTGCGGCACATCGATCGCGTTCTCCCGTCGCTCGGTGAGACGAATGTCGTGTTCACGACCACCGGTGACCTCGTGCCCGGCCTGCACGTCACCGCGGAGGACACGTCGGACGCCGCGCGGTCGAAGGGTTCGCTCCGGATCCTGGACGTGCTCGCCGCGGCGATCGCCGACCGGCAGCGGCTGCCCGAGAACCCGATTCCGATCGAACTGTCGGGTGTCGCGCTGCAGATCGACGCCGAGACGGCGGCGTGGGCGCGGGAGGAGGCGCGCGCCAGCGGGCGACCGCACAACGAGGCCCGCGCGGTGTTCCGTGAGATCGTCACGTACGTGCTCACCGAGCGCGCGATCGGCCGGATCGGCAAGGGCTGGTTGTCCCGCTCGGATCGCAAGGCGTGGGAGCAGATGCGGACCGAGCTGCTCGAGGAGCTCGCGCAGGACGCGAACTTCACCACCGCGCTCGACGCACTCTGGCCGGTGCTGTCCCCGGATTCAGTACTTGCAGAGCTCTATTCGTCACGGGAGCGGTTGAGTGCGGCCGGCGCCGACCCGGCGCTGTGGCGCGAGGCCGGCGACGCCTGGACGGTCTCGGACGTGCCGCTGCTCGACGAGTTGGTCGAACTACTCGGCCGGGACGAGCGGGTGGATCTGGCCGCTGAGCGGGAGCGAAAGGCGCGGACCGAGTACGCCGAAGCCGTGCTGGACAGCCTCGTCAGCCGCGCCGACCACATGGAGGACGACGAACTCCGGCTCTTCGCCACCGACGTGTTGGACGCCGAAGGCCTGGCCGAGCGGTTCGTCGAGCGCGACACCCGCGAGCTCGCCGAACGCGCTGCCGCGGACCGGGACTGGACCTACCGGCACATCGTCGTCGACGAGGCACAGGAACTGTCCGAGATGGACTGGCGCGTGCTGATGCGCCGCTGCCCGAGCAAGTCCTTCACCGTCGTCGGCGATCTCGCGCAGCGTCGGTCTTCGGCCGGCGCGACGTCGTGGGATGCGATGCTCGAGCCGTACGTGCCCGGCCGCTGGGTCTACCGGTCGCTGTCGGTGAACTACCGCACCCCGGCGGAGATCATGGCCGTCGCCGCGGCGCTGCTCGCCGAGTTCGCACCCGGGGTCCAGCCACCGGATTCGGTTCGCGCGTGCGGGGTCCAGCCTTGGTCGGCAAACGTAGATTCCGGCGAACTGACATCTGCCATAGAGGAATTCGAACGGGGCGAAGCGGGACGCGACGGGACGAGCGTCGTGATCGGGCCACCGGACGTTCCGGGCGCGGTGCCGGCTTCGGAGGCGAAGGGCCTGGAGTTCGACGCCGTCCTGGTGGTGGAGCCGGAACGCATCCTCGCGGACGGCCCGCGCGGTGCTGCCGAACTCTATGTCGCCCTCACCCGCGCCACCCAGCGCCTCGGTGTCCTGCACCGGGGACCGCTGCCGCAGGCCCTGGCCGGTCTCGTCGAAGTGGCAGCGAACAGCGCCTCCCCGGAAGTAGGGTGCCAGCGGGGCGGGTAGCGATCGGCGAGGGGGAGCAGTGTCGACGGTGAAGTCTGTGGTCATCGGTGTGGTGGCGGCGAGCGTGGTCGTGCTGACGGGCTGCGGCAACGATACCTTTGCACCGCAGTCGGATTCGCCGATCGTCGCGCGTGCCGTCCCCACGCCGGCCGACCGCACCGGCCGGATGCAGATCGGCCCGACTCCACCGCCGCCGTCCACGCTGCGACCCGTGCCGGCCGACGAGCTGCCGCCTCTCGACGGGGACGCACCCACGATCGCCATCGACGACGTGCGGATCGAGGTCGACGCCCGCACCGGAACCGCGCGGGTCGTGTACCGATTCACCGGCGCCGCCGGAGTCCCCTTCTGGAAGGCGGGGTACGTCGCCGAGGCCGTCCCGTACGGTGGCGGTCCGAGTCTCGTTGTCGCCGGGCAGGCGATCATGCAGATCGACATCATGGGTACCGCGACGCCCACACGGGACGTCTATTCCGCCGCAACGCCATTGGCGGGTCCGGAGGGGTCCGGCGTGACCCAGCTCTTCCTGCTGCCCGGCACGCAAGAGGCGAACGGAGTCACCCAGTCCTTCGTCGGTCTCCGCGGCGGGCCGAGACCGTTCGAGGTGGTCGCCGTCGAGGACCCGCCGCAGCTGGTTGTCGAGATCCGATGAGGTGGTGTCGAGCGAGACATGCTGCGAACGCTTCTTTCTCGACCATATCCGTCCTGCACTAGGATCGTCTGGGAAGAATCCGACCATCGCTCACAGAGAGAGTGTGACGTGTCAGCCAATCCCGAACCCGACGATCTGCTACTCAGTGATGACGAACGCATGCACGCGTTGAACGTCATCGGCGAGCACTACGCGGCAGGGCGTTTGGACGCGAGTGAGTTCTACGACCGGTCGGGGGCGATCGCGTCGGCCCGCACCCTCGATGCGATGCGGGACTCGTTCCGTGGACTTCCGGGCGGCCTGCCGCTCGACGTGATCGACGGGCACGTTCGGAAAATGGCGGTCGGCGGTGACGTCGAGCCGACGGGTGTCGGGCGGCCCGTCGCGTCACCGGGGCCCCGCAGTGACGAATCCGATCTGTCCGCACTCAGGAAGCGCGGTGGGTTGGTCGAGTCGCTCGACGGGGTGATCTTCGGTGTCACCCTCGTGGCGTTCCTCGTGCTCCAGCTGATCGTCGACTGGGACTACGCCTGGATCGTTTGGCCCTCGTTGATCGTGACGCTCAGCGTCCCCCGGATGCTTCTCAAGTACAGCGACGCCGACGAGGAGATCTACGAGGAGCTGAAGGAGGAGGAGGCGAAGTCGCGCAAGAAGCGTCTCCGAGAGGCCGCCGAACGGATCCACGAACTCGAGGCCAAGCGGGACCCCGACAACACCTGATCGTCAATGTCTCGTTTCCGGTTACATTCGAGGGCATGAGCGCACAACCCGACGCCCGTCGTCGCCGCCTCGCCGTCTGGATCGCATCCGCGATCGCGGTGCTGGTGGTGGCGGCGGGCGCCGTGCTGTGGTGGGCGCCCGACCGGTACCTGCCCTGGGACACGGCGTCCTTCCCCGCCGTCGACGCCTCGACGCTGACGCCGACCCAGGCCAAGGTGATCGACGTGCTCGAGAACGAGCATCGGCAACAGCGGCCCGGCACCTTCTACTCCGACGGCGCGAAGGAGCCGTGGTGCGCCAACTTCGTCAGCTGGGTCATGCGTGAGGCCGGCGAGCCGTTCGCGAACCCGAACTCCGGGTCGTGGCGCATCCCCGGCGTCTACACGCTGCAGGAGTATTACGAATCCCAGGGCCGGTTCGAGGCGGTGGGTAACGGCTACACACCCAAGGTCGGCGATGTGGTGTTGTACGACAACGAGTTCCGGATCGGTCAGCACACCAACTTCGTGGTCGCCGTCGACGGTGACAGCGCCACGACAGTCGGCGGCAACGAGCTCGGGAAGATTCGCGTGCACGACCTCGACTGGCGGTCGGACTCCGCCGTCGTCGGCTTCGGGCGGCTGGATTCCTGAGCTGCTCGGGATCGATGTGTCCGTCAGCCCTGCATGCTCAGTCGGGCGCACAGGTCCCGCGGCGCGTCGACGTGCAGGCTCACACCGGTGACCATCCGGGACTCGTGCTCGACGCCGACGGGCGCGTCGAAGTCGATGTCGATCACCGTGCCGTCCGGACCGGGCAGGTAGAACCGTCCGTCGTGAATGCCCGGCGTGGTGTGCTCGAACCGGCGGGTGGGAACGGCGCGGACGATTCGACTGCGGTCGACGGAGAGGACCGTGTCGCGGCCGGATCGCAGCGTCAGCTTCTCGGCGGTTACGAGATGCGGATGGACGGCGCGGGCCGCTAGCCAACAGGCCATCGCGACGAGAGAGACCGCGGTAAGTACGAGCAGCACCACCCGCAGCCACTGCCACGGCACCAGTAGGTGCAGCGCCACCGCCTCGACGAGGCTCGCGACGAGGAACGCCGCCGGGATCGCAAGGGTGCCCGCGGTGTACCCGAACGTCGACACGCCCTCGCCGGCGCCGTCCACTCGTCCGCGGCACCACAGCCACAGGGACCGGATCACGACGGCACCTGGCCTTCGAAGTTCCCGTCGTCGTCGAGGATCCCGAGCCGCTGCATCACCCGGGTGAGGATCGCGCCCTGCGCGGGGTCCGGAACCAGGTCGGTGATCGGCATGGCCGGCTTGCGGCCGGGCCCCACCTCGGACTGCCATTGCTCGAGAACTCCGGATTCGACGAAGAGGGCCCGGACGGCCTCCTGCATTGCCTCCGACAGGGATTCGATCTCGTCGGCGCATTCTTCCGGGCTGCGTCCACGGACTGCCGCGAACCTGCGGTACACCGCCACGATCCGCTCGCGGGACGGTGGATCGGAGAGCTGGCGCGCCGCCGATTCGAAGAACTCTTCAGGGGCCGACCCGGAGATCGCGACCAGTTCCCAGGCGCCCCGTTCGCGTTCGAACTCCGCCCGCACCGCCGGATCGGTTTCGGCGGCGATCAATTCGGTGAAGACCAGCGCCAAGTCGGGCGGCAGCGGCGACACCGGCCGACCGGCGCGGTGCGCGTCGAGCATCTCCTGCAGCCGGGCTCGCTTCGCCGCGAGAACACGTTGCTCGGCATCGATGGTGTCGACCAGTGCGGTGAGGTCGGCCTCGAGGTCGTCGGCAGCGGTGCCGTCGGTCGTCGCGGACACGATCGACGCCACCGAGCCGAGGGGTATCCCGGCCCCGGCGAGCCAGCGCACCCGCATGAGCCGCACCAGGTCCGCCATGCCGTACTCGCGGTACCCGTTCGCCAGCCGCCGGGGCTCGTCGAGCAGGCCGAGCCGGTGGTAGTGCCGGATCGTGCGCGGTGTGGTGCCGGCCGCCTGTGCGATGTCGCTGATACGCATAGCCTCAGCATCAACTATGACGTTGCGTCATAGTCAAGGTTCAGGCGAGCAGCTTCGCCTTCGCGGCTGCGAATTCCTCGTCGGAAAGCACACCCGATTGGTGCAGCTGGCCGAGCTGCTGCAGCTTGGAGATCAGATCGTCACCGGAGGATCCGGAGGTCGGCGGGGCCGTCTGCTGCTGTGCGGCGAGTTGCCGAGCCATCGCGGCCTGCTGCTCGGCCGACTGCTGTTCCGCGTAGGCCTGCTGCTCGGCCGCGCGCCGCTGCGAGCTCCGGTCCATCGCGTTGGTTGTCGCCCTCGCGGTGCCTGCGATGACCGCGGTTCGTGCCACCGTCCCCAACAACCCGGGCCGACCCATGCGTCGTCCGATCATGTGAATTCTCCCTTCTACCGTGCGTGCTCGACGGCGGCGAGGACCGCGTCACGGGGTACCTGAACGTGTAGGGCCACCTCACCGCCCGCGGCGCGGGCCGCGGTGGCGATCCGGCGCGCCCACGCCTCCTCGTAGACGATGATCGCCGCGGACGTTCCGGGCTCGAGCGAGGACCGCACCACGTCCAGGTCGTCGGCGCTGATCCAGTGCTGTGCCTCGATGGCCAGGTCGGCCAGGCCGGTGTCTGAAAGGTCCTCGTCGACGTCGATCTCGGTGAGGTTGCCGGCCGCGTCCTTCGCGATGTAGACGAGGTCGAGCAGGGTCACGTATCCACGGTCGACCACGTCCTGCAGTGCGGCGACGGTGGCGGGGTCGGCGGTCGTTCCGGGGAAGGTCAGTACGACCAGTTCCACGGGGCCGATGTCGCTCGGTTGAGTCATGTCGGTCAGTCTGCACCGACGGAGCGGTCCTTGCCCGGACGAAACGCCGAAGACCGGAGTCCCCGGCTCCGGCCGGTGCCGGGGACCCGGGCGTCGCCGACCGCCCTCGGCGGCGCTCAGAACGCCCACCGCAGTGCCGCGGCGATCTCCTCGTCGGTCGAGTTCGCGAACCGCGCGATCTCCGC
This genomic stretch from Prescottella soli harbors:
- the helR gene encoding RNA polymerase recycling motor ATPase HelR, with the protein product MSAREYEDELRAEQEYVTGLYARLDAERARVKARYGAALRSPVDVTNGGTLVDRDAEVRTLAREMQRLDVADHGLCFGRLDAVSGDRSYIGRIGILDEEHDFEPLLLDWRAPAARAFYVATAASPEGMRRRRQFHSRGRHVVEFTDEVLGRPDGTDPDSRGDSALLAAVNAPRGDGMRDIVATIQAAQDEIIRLDHSGVLVIEGGPGTGKTVVALHRVAYLLYTQREQMERHGVLVLGPNSAFLRHIDRVLPSLGETNVVFTTTGDLVPGLHVTAEDTSDAARSKGSLRILDVLAAAIADRQRLPENPIPIELSGVALQIDAETAAWAREEARASGRPHNEARAVFREIVTYVLTERAIGRIGKGWLSRSDRKAWEQMRTELLEELAQDANFTTALDALWPVLSPDSVLAELYSSRERLSAAGADPALWREAGDAWTVSDVPLLDELVELLGRDERVDLAAERERKARTEYAEAVLDSLVSRADHMEDDELRLFATDVLDAEGLAERFVERDTRELAERAAADRDWTYRHIVVDEAQELSEMDWRVLMRRCPSKSFTVVGDLAQRRSSAGATSWDAMLEPYVPGRWVYRSLSVNYRTPAEIMAVAAALLAEFAPGVQPPDSVRACGVQPWSANVDSGELTSAIEEFERGEAGRDGTSVVIGPPDVPGAVPASEAKGLEFDAVLVVEPERILADGPRGAAELYVALTRATQRLGVLHRGPLPQALAGLVEVAANSASPEVGCQRGG
- a CDS encoding AMIN-like domain-containing (lipo)protein, whose protein sequence is MKSVVIGVVAASVVVLTGCGNDTFAPQSDSPIVARAVPTPADRTGRMQIGPTPPPPSTLRPVPADELPPLDGDAPTIAIDDVRIEVDARTGTARVVYRFTGAAGVPFWKAGYVAEAVPYGGGPSLVVAGQAIMQIDIMGTATPTRDVYSAATPLAGPEGSGVTQLFLLPGTQEANGVTQSFVGLRGGPRPFEVVAVEDPPQLVVEIR
- a CDS encoding DUF1707 SHOCT-like domain-containing protein → MHALNVIGEHYAAGRLDASEFYDRSGAIASARTLDAMRDSFRGLPGGLPLDVIDGHVRKMAVGGDVEPTGVGRPVASPGPRSDESDLSALRKRGGLVESLDGVIFGVTLVAFLVLQLIVDWDYAWIVWPSLIVTLSVPRMLLKYSDADEEIYEELKEEEAKSRKKRLREAAERIHELEAKRDPDNT
- a CDS encoding CHAP domain-containing protein; this translates as MSAQPDARRRRLAVWIASAIAVLVVAAGAVLWWAPDRYLPWDTASFPAVDASTLTPTQAKVIDVLENEHRQQRPGTFYSDGAKEPWCANFVSWVMREAGEPFANPNSGSWRIPGVYTLQEYYESQGRFEAVGNGYTPKVGDVVLYDNEFRIGQHTNFVVAVDGDSATTVGGNELGKIRVHDLDWRSDSAVVGFGRLDS
- a CDS encoding MerR family transcriptional regulator, yielding MRISDIAQAAGTTPRTIRHYHRLGLLDEPRRLANGYREYGMADLVRLMRVRWLAGAGIPLGSVASIVSATTDGTAADDLEADLTALVDTIDAEQRVLAAKRARLQEMLDAHRAGRPVSPLPPDLALVFTELIAAETDPAVRAEFERERGAWELVAISGSAPEEFFESAARQLSDPPSRERIVAVYRRFAAVRGRSPEECADEIESLSEAMQEAVRALFVESGVLEQWQSEVGPGRKPAMPITDLVPDPAQGAILTRVMQRLGILDDDGNFEGQVPS
- a CDS encoding SHOCT domain-containing protein, encoding MIGRRMGRPGLLGTVARTAVIAGTARATTNAMDRSSQRRAAEQQAYAEQQSAEQQAAMARQLAAQQQTAPPTSGSSGDDLISKLQQLGQLHQSGVLSDEEFAAAKAKLLA
- a CDS encoding DUF6325 family protein encodes the protein MTQPSDIGPVELVVLTFPGTTADPATVAALQDVVDRGYVTLLDLVYIAKDAAGNLTEIDVDEDLSDTGLADLAIEAQHWISADDLDVVRSSLEPGTSAAIIVYEEAWARRIATAARAAGGEVALHVQVPRDAVLAAVEHAR